In the genome of Anopheles cruzii unplaced genomic scaffold, idAnoCruzAS_RS32_06 scaffold02239_ctg1, whole genome shotgun sequence, one region contains:
- the LOC128276723 gene encoding uncharacterized protein LOC128276723, with the protein FVDEGSSFTLVEDGLADELGLEGPSQPLHLQWTGGVTRVEKASRSVTLTVSGKLQGHQYTLAGVKTVRKLDLPEQSLDGKALQAHYPHLRGLPLDTYSNARPRLLIGIGHLQVGLVLKCREGAANTPVAVKSRLGWTVCGGTNQRQNVVAAQSRSDEGNNGDGTDESPNHPLS; encoded by the coding sequence ttcgtggacgaagggtcgtccttcacgctggtggaggacgggctcgctgatgaactcggcctcgaggggcccagccagcccctacACCTACAATGGACGGGTGGGGTTACTCGCGTGGAGAAGGCATCGCGCAGCGTGACACTGACGGTTTCGGGCAAGCTACAGGGGCACCAGTATACTCTAGCCGgagtgaagacggtgcggaaactggacctgccggagcaatcgctcgacggcaaagccctacaagcccattacccccacctgcggggcctgccactggacacgtactcaaatgcccgcccaagactcctcatcggaattgggcaccttcaagtagggctggtactgaaatgtcgagagggcgcagcaaacacgccggtagcggtcaagtcccgcctaggatggaccgtctgtggaggcaccaaccagaggcagaacgtagtagcagctcagtctcggagtgacgaaggcaacaacggtgaTGGAACGGATGAGTCTCCGAATCATCCATTatcg